A genome region from Artemia franciscana unplaced genomic scaffold, ASM3288406v1 PGA_scaffold_166, whole genome shotgun sequence includes the following:
- the LOC136041343 gene encoding uncharacterized protein LOC136041343 — protein MSHCYLMIKLSVYQIDNDVAQWIHSFLSNRIQIVALYGERDDLIYSTPVHIKSDFPQGTKLAPTQFKLYVNDAPEVVKNGLELYADDSKLFSPAASKENCSSLQDLNNLWLWAKTWMLKFNPCKCKALHLIPNNPCHSYHMIDSAGANMPLQSAEEEHDLGVIIDDKLKFHNHCWNQSAKANKVLGLIKHSVAICQLSGINMLHTTRVCSHLEFGISVVNPHLSVTWRWL, from the coding sequence ATGTCTCATTGCTACCTCATGATCAAGCTGTCAGTATATCAGATAGACAATGATGTTGCCCAATGGATCCACAGCTTCTTATCTAATAGAATCCAGATTGTTGCTTTATATGGTGAAAGAGATGACCTAATCTACTCCACACCAGTTCACATTAAGAGTGATTTCCCCCAAGGGACCAAACTAGCCCCAACACAGTTTAAACTCTATGTAAATGATGCTCCTGAGGTGGTCAAGAATGGCTTGGAACTGTATGCAGACGACTCCAAACTCTTTAGTCCGGCAGCCTCAAAAGAAAATTGCTCTTCTCTGCAAGATCTCAACAACCTCTGGCTGTGGGCAAAAACCTGGATGCTCAAGTTCAACCCATGCAAATGCAAAGCTCTGCATCTCATTCCAAACAATCCCTGTCATAGTTATCACATGATTGACTCTGCAGGTGCCAATATGCCTCTTCAGAGTGCTGAGGAAGAGCATGACCTTGGGGTAATCATTGATGATAAGCTTAAATTTCATAATCATTGTTGGAACCAATCAGCTAAAGCAAACAAGGTCCTAGGTTTGATCAAGCATTCAGTGGCAATTTGCCAACTAAGTGGTATCAATATGCTTCACACAACCCGTGTTTGTTCCCATCTTGAGTTTGGCATTTCAGTTGTCAACCCACATTTAAGTGTGACATGGAGATGGTTGTGA
- the LOC136041345 gene encoding uncharacterized protein LOC136041345, with product MLIYKKMNAYDRIRLMKCTPCIKDSLMPKYVLSSMLAEDIIDEEDFRDVLSSKGREKQVQKLIEILSQKSSQAFRKFIKILDEDHDWLAETIKSIEVSDDEVESFFASRGNNPKRITSDSVQQQAYIDEARGIDVQDSVPMNRRPAAQQHVVERPQSQSKEITYEMLTVLRRNSRVVRNWCALAHRLGLSTQVNSIHMKINMRMESVDLAIIYLMEEWKGIQPKDYNLEQLVRILREEQFNDVADQLEAMYG from the exons ATGTTAATATACAAGAAAATGAATGCATATGACAGAATTCGTCTAATGAAATGTACCCCTTGCATCAAAGATTCTTTAATGCCAAAATATGTACTGTCTTCAATGCTTGCCGAAGACATAATTGATGAAGAAGATTTCAGAGATGTATTATCGTCAAAGGGTAGAGAAAAGCAAGTTCAGAAACTTATTGAAATTCTTTCCCAGAAAAGTTCTCAGGCATTTCG gaAGTTTATAAAAATCCTTGACGAGGATCATGATTGGCTGGcagaaacaattaaaagcatAGAAGTTTCTGATGACGAAGTGGAATCATTCTTTGCTTCACGAGGTAATAATCCTAAAAGGATAACCAGTGATTCTGTTCAGCAACAAGCATATATTGATGAGGCGAGGGGTATTGATGTGCAAGACAGTGTACCAATGAACAGACGACCTGCTGCACAGCAACATGTGGTGGAACGACCTCAGAGTCAGAGCAAAG agaTAACGTACGAAATGTTGACTGTACTGCGTCGGAATTCTCGGGTGGTACGTAACTGGTGTGCTTTAGCTCATCGTTTGGGGTTATCAACACAAGTAAATTCCATacacatgaaaataaatatgagaatgGAAAGTGTTGACTTAGCTATCATTTATTTGATGGAAGAATGGAAAGGCATTCAACCCAAAGATTACAATCTAGAGCAACTCGTTCGGATTTTACGTGAAGAACAATTCAATGATGTAGcag accaaCTTGAAGCAATGTATGGATAG